The genomic segment TGATTTTGTTTTATTTTTTGTTGAAGGTTTATGTATGAGTAGAATGTGGATAAGAGTTTTATTCATAATCGTTCAAAAATACTTAACTATGTCGTATTCTGAACTGTTATCTTGAGGGTTTGGGGGAGAGGGGGGTGAGGATCAGCGTAGTATGCGATGTGATGGCTAATCTCGAGGGCTCTGCTAGGCCTGCCGTCTGCCTTGCTGAGGGGCTGAGGGAGAGGGGTTGGGATGTCTCAATGGTCTCCCCCGCGATGCTCGGAGATGTCGAGGAGGAGCTCAGATCAAGGGGGATCAACCGAGTGAATCTTGGAGNNNNNNNNNNTGGTTTCTAAGGATGCTGATTCCTCCCTCCTCTGGATGGAGGGGTGGGGAAGGGAGGCCTTCTTGGGGTTGAACTCTAGGCTTGCTGGGAGGGATGAAACCTTGAGCTTGAATTTCTCTCACATGGTTTCTGTTCCCTCCCTCGCCTGGTATCTCCAAGGCCCTCCCTCCATGGCCCTTGAGGATATCTCCTGCGAACTCCCTTGGAATATTAGGCTCGCCTATCATGTTGTGAAGCCCCTTTTGAGATGGGCTGATGGACGGCTTATAAGAAGGATGAGGAACTCTTCCAGGCTTGTTGTGGCTAACTCTAGGTTCTGCGCCTTGATGTACTCTGGGTGGGGGTTAAACGTAGATCATGTCATCTATCCTCCAATCGACCTCCAGGTCTTCCATCCCTCCCCAAACCCATCCTCGGATTACGTTCTGACCTATTTCGGTAAGGAGACGGTATACTCGGTGGTAAGGGATGTGGCTGATGGGGGTGTGAGGATAAGGGCCTTCGGGTCCAAGGCTCAGCTCCTGGCATCATCCTCGAAGAAGAGGCTTCTGAGTCATCCGGGTGTGGAGTTTCTTGGAAGGGTCACTAGCGAGGAGCTTGTCGAGCTCTACTCGAACGCGCTCTATACCCTCTTTCCCTTCACTCATGAGCCCTTCGGCTACATACCCCTCGAGAGCATGGCTTGTGGGGTTCCGGTCCTCACCTTCGGCTTTCAGGGGCCTGGAGAGTATGTGATTGATGGCTACACGGGCTGGCTAGCCGCGACCAAAGAGGAGATGGTGAAGAGAGCTCTGGAGATATGGAGGGAGGGCTACCCACGCCAGATGAGCTTGAACTGTGTCAAAGAGGCAGCGAAATTCGACGAGAGGCTGTACATGGAGAGGTGGATGGAGCTTCTCGAGGCTTCTTTAAACAGCTCTCCGAGGAGGAGGTAGGAGTTTGAGGATACTCCACATAATCAGCGAGAAGCCCCCGATCAAGAGCGGATTCTCTAGGGCGGTATCTAGGCTCTCCGAGGAGCTTGTCAAGATGGGACATGAGGTGGATATCCTATCCGCGAGCGAGTGCAAGGTGAAGGTGATAGGGGAGATAAAACTCGTCTACGGATTGGGAAACATACCCAAGTATTTGAGGAAGGATTATGACATCGTGAATATCCACGGCCACACCCCAACCTTCTCCGACAGGCTATTCGTCAAGGCAAAGCTCTCGAGAAAGAAGGTTGTGTACACCCTCCACTGCATGGCCAACTACTACCTCAAGCCCCTCGTAACAATTTATAACAACCTCTTCAACCAGCTGATCTCGAGATTCTCCGATGCGGTGGTGGTGACCTCGAAATCCTATTATGATATGGTAAGGGGTTGCAAGAGGAAGTACCTCATCCCTTGGGGGGTTGATGTGGAGAGGTTCTCTGGCGAAAGGATCCCCCACGATGGCTATAGGCTGCTATTCGTTGGCCAGATGAGGCCATATAAAGGATTGAAGATTCTCCTAAAGGCCATAGGAGAACTTGACGCCGAGTTATGGATCGTTGGAGACGGCCCAGACAGAATGGAGTATGAGGCCTACGCCAAGAGTATGGGCTTAGATAAGGTTCGCTTCTTTGGAGCGGTTCCAGATGAAGAATTAAAGAAAATATATCTGAGCTGCGATGTATTGGTTCTACCAAGCGTCAGCCTTAATGAAGCTTTTGGTCTTGTGACTCTCGAAGCAG from the Candidatus Bathyarchaeota archaeon genome contains:
- a CDS encoding glycosyltransferase, yielding VSKDADSSLLWMEGWGREAFLGLNSRLAGRDETLSLNFSHMVSVPSLAWYLQGPPSMALEDISCELPWNIRLAYHVVKPLLRWADGRLIRRMRNSSRLVVANSRFCALMYSGWGLNVDHVIYPPIDLQVFHPSPNPSSDYVLTYFGKETVYSVVRDVADGGVRIRAFGSKAQLLASSSKKRLLSHPGVEFLGRVTSEELVELYSNALYTLFPFTHEPFGYIPLESMACGVPVLTFGFQGPGEYVIDGYTGWLAATKEEMVKRALEIWREGYPRQMSLNCVKEAAKFDERLYMERWMELLEASLNSSPRRR
- a CDS encoding glycosyltransferase family 4 protein, producing MRILHIISEKPPIKSGFSRAVSRLSEELVKMGHEVDILSASECKVKVIGEIKLVYGLGNIPKYLRKDYDIVNIHGHTPTFSDRLFVKAKLSRKKVVYTLHCMANYYLKPLVTIYNNLFNQLISRFSDAVVVTSKSYYDMVRGCKRKYLIPWGVDVERFSGERIPHDGYRLLFVGQMRPYKGLKILLKAIGELDAELWIVGDGPDRMEYEAYAKSMGLDKVRFFGAVPDEELKKIYLSCDVLVLPSVSLNEAFGLVTLEAAAAKCAVIASDLLGVRDVVGKFGLLIRPNDVKNCRRALLSMKDETIRNKYVELGVEEVKKYRWSYVANKYDKIYREIIEFKESLHTRIN